CTTTAGCTACGCGATTAATATTTACAACTCTTTCAGTCAGTTCCAAAGTATTCGGATCTACACGCAAGTCGTTAACCTCCTTTTGAAAAATATCTTAAAACTCAAGTCCTGCTTCACGAGCCGCTTCAGCCAAAGCTGCGATACGACCATGGTACAGATATCCGCTACGGTCAAATACGATGTTGGAAACACCTTTGTCTTTCGCACGTTTAGCAACGAGTTCGCCAACTTTACGAGCTGATTCAACAGATGCACCATTTTTGATGTCAGTGCTCAATTCTTTGTCTACAGTAGACGCGGAAGCGATTGTTACACCAGCAACATCATCGATGATTTGAGCATACATATGTTTACCAGAACGGAATACGTTCAAACGAGGACGTGCTGCCGTTCCTTGGATTTTCTTACGAACACGCAGGTGTCTTTTCAGACGAGCCTTGTTTTTATCTTGTTTCGTAATCATCTCAAAGATTCACTCCTTTCAGGTTACCTCGCTGGCTTCAAAACAGAAGCCACGGGGTATATTAGAAACACACGAAGCAAGCAAGCCGAAAGCCGCGCAAAGGCGGTAAGAGAAATCTTATTTCTTCTTACCGGCTTTACCTTCCTTACGGATGATACGCTCGCCTTCATATTTAATACCTTTACCTTTGTACGGCTCAGGTTCACGTACGGAACGGATTTTAGCAGCGTAAGCACCTACACGCTCTTTGTCGATTCCGCGAACGATGATTTTTGTATTCGAAGGTACTTCGAATTCAATTCCCGCTTCCGGTGTAATTTCAACCGGGTGAGAGTAACCAACGTTCAGAACGATTTTATCTCCGGATTTGCTTGCACGATATCCGACCCCAACCAATTCCAGAGATTTCGCGAATCCTTCAGTAACGCCGCTCACCATATTGTTTACAACGCTACGCGTTGTGCCGTGCAAAGAACGGTGAGTTTTGTTATCGGAAGGACGCACAACTGTGATTTCGTTATTTTCAACTGTAACCTTCATGTCTTTATGAAGCTCACGAGTCAAAGTTCCTTTTGGTCCTTTTACCGTAATAACGGTGTTGTCCAGGGTGATGTCTACACCACTTGGTACTGTGATTGGTTTGCGACCAATACGAGACATATGTTGCACCTCCTATCTTGTGACGTTATATTACCAAACGTAGCAAACGACTTCTCCGCCGGATTTCGATTGACGAGCTTCTTTGTCCGTCATGATACCTTTAGATGTCGAGATGATCGCGATTCCCAGGCCACCAAGTACACGAGGTACTTCGTTGCTTTTCGTGTAAACACGAAGACCAGGTTTACTGATTCTTTTCAGACCAGTGATAACGCGCTCGTTATTTTGACCGTATTTCAGGAAAACACGGATAATCCCTTGTTTGTTATCATCGATAACTTCAGCGTCACGGATGAAACCTTCACGCTTCAGGATGTCGGCGATTTGTTTTTTCATTGTCGAAGCAGGCATTTCTACCGTTTCGTGACGAACAGTGTTCGCGTTACGAATACGAGTAAGCATATCTGCAATTGGATCAGACATAGTCATTGTGAGTTAACCTCCTTCCCGTTCAGGACTTTTTACCAGCTTGCTTTTTTCACGCCAGGGATCTGGCCTTTATAAGCT
The window above is part of the Paenibacillus sp. 1781tsa1 genome. Proteins encoded here:
- the rplR gene encoding 50S ribosomal protein L18 codes for the protein MITKQDKNKARLKRHLRVRKKIQGTAARPRLNVFRSGKHMYAQIIDDVAGVTIASASTVDKELSTDIKNGASVESARKVGELVAKRAKDKGVSNIVFDRSGYLYHGRIAALAEAAREAGLEF
- the rplF gene encoding 50S ribosomal protein L6 encodes the protein MSRIGRKPITVPSGVDITLDNTVITVKGPKGTLTRELHKDMKVTVENNEITVVRPSDNKTHRSLHGTTRSVVNNMVSGVTEGFAKSLELVGVGYRASKSGDKIVLNVGYSHPVEITPEAGIEFEVPSNTKIIVRGIDKERVGAYAAKIRSVREPEPYKGKGIKYEGERIIRKEGKAGKKK
- the rpsH gene encoding 30S ribosomal protein S8, coding for MTMSDPIADMLTRIRNANTVRHETVEMPASTMKKQIADILKREGFIRDAEVIDDNKQGIIRVFLKYGQNNERVITGLKRISKPGLRVYTKSNEVPRVLGGLGIAIISTSKGIMTDKEARQSKSGGEVVCYVW